Proteins co-encoded in one Gossypium arboreum isolate Shixiya-1 chromosome 11, ASM2569848v2, whole genome shotgun sequence genomic window:
- the LOC108471050 gene encoding TPR repeat-containing protein ZIP4 has protein sequence MRIAEISTPEHFQAAAAPDSQSPSQNQHNQLLSQIQSKIKQTESHPPGTPLPDSLPSELRQLLTNLTQLAPFPAANNSLKLHLWKLSYRLWNACVDFSNAAAIRSPSSNRSSQNVTKLRHVAADILSLAVDVVGVHSPAIKSASFYYKTGLAWHDHKIFDLASTCFERATDLLSKLDVSKILDAGERKLLLDLNLARSRTAWEISDKNLALTLLNRSKTLLFGSSAHFIALANQFLAFAKAVLSRNENNGSFNDVLKLLNEALNLCEKGLSISRTREETVEIKELKSKTMRFISAVHLQNGEFESVIKCVKVLRENGGEKGDHHASLPVLAMKAWLGLGRYSEAEKELKGMVVNKGIPEGVWVSAVETYFHAVGNAGVETTKGVFLGLLERCHVSARAALRVIHRVVGDGNGIEGLRTRGKVVAELASDERVVALFASEAVAKERTAMHAVLWNCGSGNFRLKDYETSAEMFEKSMLYIPHDLENRVIRAKGYRVLCLCYLGLTQLDRAQEYINEAEKLDPNIICAFLKFKICLQKNDHCGATNQIQKMISCPDFTPDFLSLAAHEAVASRALPVAVAALSNFLNFYNSGKPMPTTEVVVLRTLVTILSQDLDKEAEVLKFLKQAHKRASELGAESFFGKGEVGRREQNWFAVTSWNFGAKCGKEKNYELCAEFLRLVSGFYSLMGVGQMEENNVTICKSLIMTVSAMIASENQNTTPLPDAEVKHAVELLERAGKILTSLSVGNIEGDIHFIYVLNAYDMHGRLNNLESQHHIVKNFAGTKTCSPQYLLQIGLNASQGPRFNAEVATFALSECLSGFLSSPSPNYQDVALIVRRLIAIASIHKGNTDDDAVLSMYKQAYRIMVGLKEGEYPTEEGKWLAMTAWNRAAIPVRMGEINVAKKWMNAGLELARKVAGMETYQAYMEDYVAEFEKKFHTQIAGEIQPQQVQ, from the exons ATGAGAATAGCAGAAATCTCAACGCCGGAGCACTTTCAAGCTGCCGCCGCACCCGACTCGCAATCCCCTTCCCAAAATCAACACAATCAACTCCTCTCAcaaattcaatccaaaatcaaacAAACAGAGAGCCATCCACCCGGGACCCCGCTACCCGACTCGCTCCCTTCTGAACTGCGCCAACTTTTGACAAACCTGACTCAACTCGCTCCCTTCCCCGCCGCCAACAACTCTCTCAAACTCCACCTCTGGAAACTCAGTTATCGTCTCTGGAACGCCTGCGTCGACTTCTCTAATGCAGCCGCCATCCGCTCTCCATCTTCCAATCGCTCTTCTCAAAATGTCACTAAGCTTCGCCATGTGGCTGCCGATATCCTATCCCTCGCTGTTGACGTCGTCGGAGTCCATTCTCCGGCTATAAAATCCGCATCGTTCTATTACAAGACCGGCCTCGCATGGCACGATCATAAAATCTTTGACCTAGCTTCTACGTGTTTTGAGAGAGCCACGGATCTTCTCTCCAAGCTCGATGTAAGTAAAATATTAGACGCGGGAGAGAGGAAGCTTCTTTTAGATCTGAACCTCGCGAGATCGCGCACCGCATGGGAGATTTCAGATAAAAATCTTGCGCTAACACTACTGAATCGGTCGAAAACTCTCCTTTTCGGTTCATCAGCTCATTTCATAGCTCTGGCGAACCAGTTCCTAGCTTTTGCAAAAGCTGTTTTATCAAGAAATGAAAACAACGGTAGCTTCAACGATGTGTTGAAGCTTCTGAATGAAGCGTTGAATTTATGCGAGAAAGGATTGTCTATCTCACGAACAAGGGAAGAAACGGTGGAGATCAAGGAATTAAAATCCAAAACGATGCGTTTCATCTCAGCCGTCCATCTACAAAACGGAGAGTTCGAAAGTGTGATCAAGTGCGTTAAAGTTTTAAGAGAAAACGGTGGTGAGAAAGGGGACCACCACGCTTCGTTGCCAGTTTTGGCAATGAAGGCGTGGCTTGGGTTAGGGAGGTATAGTGAGGCGGAGAAGGAGTTGAAGGGTATGGTTGTAAATAAAGGGATTCCGGAGGGTGTTTGGGTCTCTGCAGTAGAAACTTATTTTCACGCCGTGGGAAATGCAGGGGTGGAAACTACGAAAGGTGTATTTTTGGGGTTGTTGGAGCGTTGCCATGTTAGTGCACGCGCTGCTCTGAGGGTAATTCATAGGGTGGTAGGGGACGGTAATGGAATTGAGGGGTTGAGGACTAGAGGGAAGGTGGTGGCGGAGCTGGCGTCGGATGAGAGAGTGGTTGCCTTGTTTGCTAGTGAGGCTGTGGCGAAAGAGAGGACGGCCATGCATGCTGTTCTTTGGAATTG TGGTTCAGGTAATTTTCGATTGAAAGATTATGAAACGAGTGCTGAGATGTTTGAGAAATCTATGCTTTATATACCGCATGATTTAGAGAATAGAGTTATTCGAGCCAAGGGCTATCGAGTTTTGTGTCTCTGTTACCTTGGTCTCACTCAACTTGATCGAGCTCAAGAATATATCAATGAAGCAGAAAAG CTTGATCCAAACATCATATGTGCTTTCCTTAAG TTCAAAATCTGTTTGCAAAAGAATGATCATTGTGGCGCTACCAATCAGATACAAAAAATGATCAGCTGCCCAGATTTCACTCCAGATTTCCTGTCTCTTGCAGCTCATGAGGCTGTTGCTTCCCGTGCTCTTCCTGTTGCTGTTGCTGCTCTTTCAAACTTCTTAAATTTTTACAACTCTGGGAAACCGATGCCAACAACAGAAGTTGTAGTGCTACGGACATTGGTCACAATTCTCTCCCAAGACCTTGATAAAGAGGCTGAAGTCCTCAAATTCTTGAAACAAGCACACAAGAGAGCTTCTGAACTTGGAGCTGAGAGCTTTTTTGGGAAAGGTGAGGTTGGAAGACGAGAACAGAACTGGTTTGCTGTAACTTCATGGAATTTTGGAGCAAAGTGTGGGAAGGAAAAGAACTACGAGTTATGTGCTGAATTCCTTAGATTGGTTTCTGGATTTTATAGTCTTATGGGTGTTGGACAAATGGAAGAAAACAATGTCACCATTTGCAAATCATTGATCATGACTGTCTCTGCTATGATCGCTTCAGAGAACCAAAATACGACTCCATTGCCAGATGCTGAAGTAAAGCATGCTGTTGAGCTGCTAGAAAGAGCAGGGAAG ATACTTACGTCACTATCAGTGGGGAACATTGAAGGTGATATCCATTTCATATACGTGCTCAATGCCTATGATATGCATGGAAGACTGAATAATTTAGAGTCCCAACATCATATTGTGAAGAACTTTGCTGGCACAAAGACTTGCAGTCCTCAATATCTTCTCCAAATTGGCCTGAATGCCTCGCAAGGTCCAAGGTTCAATGCTGAAGTAGCAACCTTTGCCCTCAGCGAGTGCCTCTCAGGTTTCCTTTCTTCCCCCTCTCCGAACTACCAGGATGTGGCTCTCATTGTCCGAAGATTGATTGCCATAGCTAGTATTCACAAGGGTAACACAGATGACGATGCAGTGCTCAGTATGTACAAGCAAGCATACCGAATAATGGTTGGGTTGAAGGAAGGGGAATATCCAACCGAAGAGGGTAAATGGCTTGCAATGACTGCGTGGAATCGGGCAGCCATACCTGTAAGAATGGGAGAGATCAATGTGGCAAAGAAGTGGATGAATGCTGGGTTGGAACTTGCTAGGAAGGTTGCTGGGATGGAAACTTATCAGGCATACATGGAGGATTATGTTGCTGAATTCGAAAAGAAATTTCATACGCAGATTGCTGGTGAAATACAGCCTCAACAGGTACAGTAG
- the LOC108473780 gene encoding probably inactive leucine-rich repeat receptor-like protein kinase At5g48380, translating to MIMVMRSRIFSVLVSVLVWLLLGCSLSYASQEDIDCLRSIKDSLEDSFGYLNSSWNFDNTTEGFICRFTGIDCWHPDENRVLNIRLADMGLKGVFPQGIVKCKSITGLDLSSNKLYGHIPSNISQIIKYVTTLDLSSNNFSGEIPPGLANCSFLNILKLDYNSLTGSIPPVLSLLNRIKTFSVSNNLLSGQIPYFNVTLTAEDFAHNPGLCGKPLDPCQLTSKGPKTGIIAGAAVAGLTVAAIGVAIGMFFYYRRVSVMRKKKDDDPEGNKWAKSLKGDKGIKVSLFEKGVSKMRLNDLLKATNSFSKNNIIGSGRTGTMYKGVLEDGTSLMIKRLQDSQHSDKEFTSEMATLGNVKHRNLVPLLGFCVAKKERLIVYRYMANGTLNDNLHPVDDANKAMEWSIRLKIGIGAAKGFAWLHHNCNPRILHRNISSKCILLDADFEPKISDFGLARLMNPIDTHLSTFVNGEFGDLGYVAPEYARTLVATPKGDVYSFGVVLLELVTGEKPTHVSKAPESFKGSLVEWITQLSNDGKLHDAIDTSLLGKGVDNELFQFLKVACNCVLPPPKERPTMFEVYQLLRATGERYNFTTEDEILMPSDTGDADYLEELIVAREVNESQ from the exons ATGATCATGGTGATGCGTAGCCGAATTTTTTCTGTTCTTGTCAGTGTTTTAGTCTGGTTGTTGCTTGGCTGTAGTTTGAGCTATGCGTCTCAAGAAGATATTGATTGTTTGAGGAGCATCAAAGATTCACTTGAGGATTCCTTTGGTTACTTAAATTCTTCATGGAATTTCGACAACACTACTGAAGGATTTATTTGTAGATTTACCGGGATTGATTGTTGGCACCCGGATGAGAATAGGGTTCTGAATATCCGGCTTGCAGATATGGGACTCAAGGGTGTGTTTCCTCAAGGAatcgtaaaatgcaaaagtattACAGGCTTAGATCTTTCAAGCAACAAACTCTATGGACATATTCCATCTAATATTTCTCAAATTATCAAGTATGTCACTACCCTTGATCTCTCATCTAATAATTTCTCTGGAGAAATCCCACCGGGACTCGCAAATTGTAGCttcttaaacattttgaaactCGACTATAACAGCTTGACGGGTTCGATTCCTCCAGTACTCAGTTTGCTGAATAGGATAAAAACATTTAGCGTGTCTAATAATCTCTTGTCGGGGCAAATTCCATATTTTAATGTTACATTAACAGCAGAGGATTTTGCGCATAATCCTGGATTGTGTGGGAAGCCTTTGGATCCTTGTCAGTTGACTTCAAAAGGCCCTAAAACTGGAATTATTGCTGGGGCTGCTGTCGCTGGGTTGACGGTTGCTGCAATAGGTGTGGCTATTGGTATGTTCTTCTATTACCGTAGAGTATCTGTTATGAGGAAGAAGAAGGATGATGATCCAGAAGGAAACAAATGGGCAAAGAGCTTAAAGGGAGATAAAGGCATTAAG GTTTCCTTGTTTGAAAAAGGAGTTTCCAAGATGAGATTAAATGATCTTTTGAAGGCCACTAACAGTTTCAGCAAAAATAATATCATTGGGTCAGGAAGAACAGGGACTATGTACAAAGGTGTCCTCGAAGATGGAACCTCGCTTATGATTAAAAGGTTACAGGATTCTCAACACTCTGACAAAGAATTTACATCTGAGATGGCTACTCTGGGAAATGTGAAACACCGCAACTTAGTTCCCCTTCTAGGTTTCTGTGTTGCAAAAAAGGAGAGGCTTATAGTTTACAGATACATGGCGAATGGCACTCTCAATGATAATTTGCATCCTGTAGATGATGCTAACAAGGCTATGGAGTGGTCCATAAGGCTTAAAATCGGTATAGGGGCTGCCAAAGGATTTGCATGGCTCCACCACAACTGCAATCCTCGTATACTTCATCGAAATATAAGCTCTAAGTGCATCTTATTGGATGCAGATTTTGAGCCCAAAATATCCGATTTTGGTCTAGCTAGGCTTATGAACCCAATTGATACACATCTGAGCACCTTTGTGAATGGCGAGTTTGGGGATTTAGGTTATGTTGCCCCTGAATATGCCAGAACTCTAGTGGCCACTCCAAAAGGAGATGTCTACAGCTTTGGAGTTGTCCTTCTCGAGTTGGTGACTGGTGAGAAACCTACCCACGTATCCAAAGCTCCTGAGAGCTTCAAGGGAAGTCTGGTCGAATGGATTACACAGCTATCAAATGATGGGAAACTTCATGATGCTATTGACACATCCTTGCTTGGGAAGGGTGTTGATAATGAACTTTTCCAATTTCTTAAAGTTGCATGTAATTGTGTATTGCCACCTCCCAAGGAGAGGCCTACCATGTTTGAAGTATACCAGCTTTTAAGAGCTACTGGGGAGCGATACAATTTTACCACCGAGGATGAAATTTTGATGCCTTCAGATACTGGTGATGCTGATTATTTAGAGGAACTTATTGTTGCTCGAGAAGTCAACGAGAGTCAGTGA